The window CTAATGCGCGGATCGAGCGCCGCATACATCAGATCGACGACGAAGTTCGCGATGACGAACGCCGTCGCTACCAAGAGGAGCAGCCCTTGGATCAGCGTGTAGTCGCTGTGCGCGACGGCCTGTACGAGCAGCTTTCCAACGCCGTTCAAGTTGAAGACTTGCTCTGTGACGACCATGCCGCCGATCAGGAATGCAAACTCGATGCCGATCACGGTCGTGACGGGAAGTAAGGCGTTGCGTAGTGCGTGTCGCCCAATCACCAGCAACTCGTAGGCGCCTTTGGCGCGCGCGGTGCGAATGTAATCCTCGTGCAAAACCTCCAGCATCGATGAGCGCATCATCCGCGTCGCAACCGCCGAGTAGCGATAGGCGACGGCAATCGCAGGCCAAATCAGCTGCTCCAGATTCGCTTTCGGATCGACCCAGAACGGCGTAAACGTGATCGGCGGCGTGTACGAGAACAACGCCAGCAGCGAAAGAATCATGATCATGCCGATCCAAAATGACGGAATGGCGAGCCCGCTGATTGCGTAGAAACGCACGCCGTAGTCGATCCAGCTGTTGCGGA of the Candidatus Baltobacteraceae bacterium genome contains:
- a CDS encoding ABC transporter permease, whose protein sequence is MVRYCINRLVLMIPTLFGVSVLVFAMLRLMPGDPVATMFGGTAVTKDVLAAERSRLGLDQSVPVQFANWLWGIVHGNLGLSMWTGHPVSHEIAIRLQLSLQVVVMAAVLAIVIALPLGTLAAVFRNSWIDYGVRFYAISGLAIPSFWIGMIMILSLLALFSYTPPITFTPFWVDPKANLEQLIWPAIAVAYRYSAVATRMMRSSMLEVLHEDYIRTARAKGAYELLVIGRHALRNALLPVTTVIGIEFAFLIGGMVVTEQVFNLNGVGKLLVQAVAHSDYTLIQGLLLLVATAFVIANFVVDLMYAALDPRIRYN